In Urechidicola croceus, a single window of DNA contains:
- a CDS encoding RNA polymerase sigma factor — MTNKEEIQLIVNDARLGKESAFKKLLNTYWSDVFRFQFSKTNDEEEAEDITIKTFAKAFDKIDLYNDNYNFKTWLISISKNIFLDSIRGKRNETVSLNKGNSEAYYISDDAPSPEDKIIIEQNLAELLRHIKKLKPAQQEIINLRYFQEYSYKEIAEKLNESMSSVKVKLLRSKKLLSEIIENKK, encoded by the coding sequence ATGACAAATAAGGAAGAAATTCAATTAATTGTTAATGATGCACGATTAGGTAAAGAAAGTGCTTTCAAAAAACTTCTAAACACCTATTGGAGTGATGTTTTTAGGTTTCAATTTTCAAAAACTAATGATGAAGAAGAAGCCGAAGATATTACTATTAAAACTTTTGCAAAAGCATTTGACAAAATAGATTTATACAACGACAACTACAATTTTAAAACTTGGCTCATTTCAATATCAAAAAATATTTTTTTGGATTCAATCAGAGGTAAAAGAAATGAAACTGTTTCTCTAAACAAAGGAAATTCGGAAGCTTATTATATTTCTGATGATGCACCTTCACCTGAAGATAAAATAATTATTGAACAAAATTTAGCCGAATTACTTAGACACATTAAAAAATTAAAACCGGCACAACAAGAGATTATCAATTTAAGATATTTTCAAGAATACAGTTATAAGGAAATTGCTGAAAAATTGAATGAATCCATGAGTTCTGTTAAGGTTAAATTATTAAGATCTAAAAAATTACTTTCAGAAATTATTGAAAATAAAAAATGA
- a CDS encoding pyridoxal phosphate-dependent aminotransferase, translated as MPKISTRGHIMPESPIRKLVPYSEKAKERGINVYHLNIGQPDISTPQVALDAVKNNTVEILSYSRSEGSEEYRKKIAGYYKQHNIHVSSDEILVTTGASEALRFMLSSITNPGDEIIIPEPFYANYIGFSTSNSVKIIPVLSNIDDNFALPDISDFEKLITPKTKAILICNPANPTGYLYSKEEIHTLVKIVKKHDLFLISDEVYREFVYDDEKHYSILSDEFNLGDNAILLDSVSKRYSMCGARIGYLVSRNKDVLKTVLKFSQTRLSPPTYAQIASEAALETPQLFFDNVISEFQERRNTLITELQKIKGVKVSRPKGAFYCVVELPIDDSDKFAQYLLEEFSDDNETIMVAPASGFYSTKGLGKNQIRIAYVLKKEDLIRSVQLLKLALTKYNQQ; from the coding sequence ATGCCAAAAATTTCTACTAGAGGACATATAATGCCGGAATCACCTATTCGTAAGTTAGTTCCATATTCAGAAAAAGCTAAAGAAAGAGGCATCAATGTTTACCATTTAAATATAGGTCAGCCAGATATTAGTACACCACAAGTTGCTCTTGACGCTGTAAAAAATAATACCGTTGAAATATTATCTTATAGCCGTTCGGAGGGTTCAGAAGAATATAGAAAAAAAATTGCTGGGTATTATAAACAGCATAACATTCATGTAAGTTCTGATGAAATTCTTGTTACTACTGGCGCATCAGAAGCATTGAGATTTATGTTAAGTAGTATTACAAATCCTGGTGATGAAATAATTATACCTGAACCATTTTATGCTAATTATATTGGATTTTCAACATCTAATAGCGTAAAAATAATACCTGTATTATCCAATATTGATGATAATTTTGCACTTCCTGATATTTCAGATTTTGAAAAATTAATTACACCCAAAACAAAAGCAATTTTAATTTGTAATCCTGCAAATCCGACTGGATATTTATATTCAAAAGAAGAAATTCATACGTTGGTGAAAATCGTTAAAAAACATGATTTATTTTTAATTTCTGATGAAGTTTATCGTGAGTTTGTTTATGATGATGAAAAGCATTACTCAATTTTAAGTGATGAATTTAATTTAGGAGACAATGCTATTTTATTAGACTCTGTTTCAAAAAGGTATAGTATGTGTGGTGCAAGAATTGGCTATTTAGTTTCTCGAAATAAAGATGTTTTAAAAACAGTTTTAAAGTTTTCACAAACACGACTTAGTCCACCAACATATGCTCAAATCGCAAGCGAAGCAGCTTTAGAAACTCCTCAACTTTTTTTTGATAATGTTATTTCAGAATTTCAAGAAAGAAGAAATACTTTAATTACTGAATTACAAAAAATTAAAGGTGTAAAAGTTAGTAGGCCAAAAGGTGCTTTTTACTGTGTAGTTGAACTTCCAATTGATGATTCCGATAAATTTGCACAATACTTACTCGAAGAGTTCAGTGATGATAACGAAACTATTATGGTTGCACCTGCTAGTGGATTTTACTCAACTAAAGGATTAGGAAAAAATCAAATTCGTATTGCCTATGTTCTCAAAAAAGAAGATTTGATTCGATCAGTACAATTGCTTAAATTGGCATTGACAAAATATAACCAACAATAA
- a CDS encoding substrate-binding domain-containing protein — MIKLKIGGVPEHFNLPWHLAIENNEFKKVGIDLVWKDFPGGTGAMCKALRNKEIDISILLTEGIIKDIINGNESKIVQTYINSPLLWGIHVGANSNFQTVDDLEGAKPAISRNGSGSQLLAIVNAKKNGWNHEELDFEIVGNLDGGINALTNGTADYFMWEHFMTKPLVDNGTFRRVGDCPSPWPCFMIAVRNDVLENNLDEVKKVLKVINNKVKPFSTQAKKERYISTFSQRYQLEEEDVANWLSITEWNQGKRISKTLVKNIQNKLYDLNVIDKMTDVENLIKKVYL, encoded by the coding sequence ATGATAAAACTTAAGATAGGTGGAGTTCCTGAGCACTTCAATTTACCTTGGCATTTAGCCATTGAAAACAATGAATTTAAAAAAGTTGGTATTGATTTAGTGTGGAAAGATTTTCCTGGCGGAACTGGAGCAATGTGTAAAGCTCTTCGCAATAAAGAAATTGATATTTCCATCCTTTTAACTGAAGGGATTATTAAAGATATTATTAACGGAAATGAGAGTAAAATAGTACAAACATATATCAACTCTCCTCTACTTTGGGGTATTCATGTAGGTGCAAATTCAAATTTTCAAACTGTTGATGATTTAGAAGGTGCTAAACCCGCAATAAGTAGAAATGGTTCTGGATCACAGTTATTAGCTATTGTTAATGCTAAAAAAAATGGTTGGAATCATGAAGAATTAGATTTTGAAATTGTTGGAAATCTAGATGGAGGAATAAATGCATTAACCAACGGAACTGCAGATTATTTTATGTGGGAGCATTTTATGACCAAACCTCTAGTTGATAATGGTACATTTAGAAGAGTTGGCGACTGCCCTTCTCCATGGCCATGCTTCATGATTGCAGTTAGAAATGATGTATTAGAAAACAATTTAGACGAAGTCAAAAAAGTTTTAAAAGTAATCAATAATAAAGTAAAACCTTTTTCAACTCAAGCAAAAAAAGAGAGGTACATTTCAACTTTTTCTCAAAGATATCAACTTGAAGAAGAAGATGTAGCAAACTGGTTATCTATAACTGAATGGAATCAAGGAAAAAGGATTTCTAAAACCTTAGTTAAGAATATACAAAATAAATTATATGATTTAAACGTTATTGATAAAATGACAGACGTAGAGAATCTAATAAAAAAAGTATATCTTTGA
- a CDS encoding YkgJ family cysteine cluster protein, whose translation MSIEIKVRAVEQLFNKLDKEIVTFQVQSSLHCISGCGKCCTMPEIEASPLEFLPWAFHLFLNGEAENVLDQLNIKTTLICHVYRPLSLVDNNNGSCGNYKYRGLICRLFGFAASRDKYGQFRLATCKIIKENQKENFENTENAISKGQYVPIFTDYYMRLSQIDFNLGKIIVPINKALKLAIEEILHYYAYRPLPTGHKNIV comes from the coding sequence ATGTCGATAGAAATCAAAGTTAGAGCAGTTGAACAATTATTTAACAAACTTGATAAAGAAATAGTAACTTTTCAAGTTCAATCCAGTTTGCATTGTATTTCTGGTTGTGGTAAATGTTGTACAATGCCTGAAATAGAGGCTTCTCCATTAGAATTTTTACCTTGGGCTTTTCACCTTTTTTTAAACGGTGAGGCTGAAAATGTTCTTGATCAATTGAATATAAAAACAACTTTAATTTGCCACGTATATAGACCTCTTTCATTAGTGGATAATAACAATGGAAGTTGTGGAAATTATAAATATAGAGGATTAATATGCCGCCTATTTGGATTTGCCGCAAGTAGAGATAAGTATGGACAATTTAGGTTAGCAACTTGTAAAATTATCAAAGAAAATCAGAAAGAAAATTTTGAGAATACTGAAAATGCAATTAGTAAAGGTCAATATGTACCAATTTTTACAGATTATTATATGAGACTTTCACAGATAGATTTTAATCTTGGAAAGATAATTGTCCCTATTAATAAAGCATTAAAGTTGGCAATTGAAGAAATCTTACATTATTATGCCTATAGACCATTGCCAACAGGACATAAAAACATCGTATAA
- a CDS encoding valine--tRNA ligase, whose amino-acid sequence MNIPTKYNPIDVEDKWYEYWMKHDYFHSEPNEKEPYTIVIPPPNVTGVLHMGHMLNNTIQDVLIRRARLRGYNACWVPGTDHASIATEAKVVAKLKSEGINKADLSRPEFLSHAWDWTHKHGGIILEQLKKLGASCDWKRTKFTMDDDLSESVIKTFLDLYEKGLIYRGYRMVNWDPEAKTTLSDEEVIFEEKQGNLYYINYKVEGSEDVLTIATTRPETLLGDTAICINPNDERFSHLKGKNAIVPICNRVIPIIEDEYVDVEFGTGCLKVTPAHDQNDKVLGEKHKLEVIDIFNDDATLNSQGMHYQGKDRFVVRKEITKELESLGCLMKVEQHMHKVGTSERTKAVIEPKISAQWFLSMKDLAKPALDHVMNDDIQFHPAKFKNSYRNWMENVRDWNISRQLWWGHQIPAYFYADGVNDFVVAKDIETALELAKAKTNNQQLTTNDLTQDPDVLDTWFSSWLWPMSVFDGINNPDNPDINYYYPTNDLVTAPEIMFFWVARMIIAGYEYKDELPFKNVYYTGIVRDKQGRKMSKSLGNSPDPIQLMRQYGADGVRVGMLMSSPAGNDLPFDESLCEQGRNFSSKIWNGFRLVKGWEVSDSIEQPASSKIAIKWYKAKFQETLKNIDDSFEKFRISEALLSIYKLLWDDYSSWFLEMIKPGYQQPIDAKTYAETIEIFENNLKVLHPFMPFLTEEIWHYIAERTPEEALIIAEYPKYETIDEQLIKDFDAVQEVVSNIRNIRKEKNISFKDEIELSVVENETINKDFDVVIEKLVNSTSINYVADAVDGALSFRVKSNEYFIPMSGAINVEEEIEKLSEELKYTEGFLKSVQKKLSNERFVNNAPEQVIANERKKESDALAKIETIKASLDSLK is encoded by the coding sequence ATGAATATTCCAACTAAGTATAATCCAATTGATGTAGAAGATAAGTGGTATGAATACTGGATGAAACATGATTATTTTCATTCAGAACCAAATGAAAAAGAGCCTTATACTATTGTAATTCCTCCACCAAATGTTACTGGGGTTTTACATATGGGACACATGCTGAATAATACAATTCAAGATGTATTGATTCGCCGTGCTAGATTACGAGGATACAACGCTTGTTGGGTGCCAGGAACCGATCATGCTTCTATTGCCACTGAGGCAAAAGTTGTTGCGAAATTGAAATCGGAAGGTATTAATAAGGCAGATTTATCTCGACCAGAGTTTTTAAGTCACGCTTGGGATTGGACACATAAACATGGAGGAATTATCCTAGAGCAATTAAAAAAGTTAGGAGCATCATGTGATTGGAAGCGTACTAAGTTTACAATGGATGACGATTTGTCAGAATCTGTAATAAAAACATTTTTAGATTTATATGAAAAAGGGTTGATTTACCGCGGTTATCGTATGGTAAATTGGGATCCTGAAGCTAAAACTACTTTGTCAGATGAAGAAGTGATTTTTGAAGAAAAGCAAGGGAACTTGTATTATATCAACTATAAAGTTGAAGGTTCAGAAGATGTGCTAACGATAGCTACAACAAGACCAGAAACTCTTTTAGGGGATACAGCAATTTGCATCAATCCTAATGATGAGCGTTTTTCTCATCTAAAAGGAAAAAATGCAATTGTTCCTATATGTAATCGTGTAATTCCTATTATTGAAGATGAATATGTAGATGTTGAGTTTGGAACAGGTTGTTTAAAAGTGACTCCAGCACATGACCAAAACGACAAAGTTTTAGGAGAAAAACATAAATTAGAAGTTATTGATATTTTTAATGATGACGCAACTTTGAATTCTCAAGGAATGCATTATCAAGGAAAAGACCGTTTTGTAGTTCGTAAAGAAATTACCAAAGAATTAGAAAGTTTAGGTTGTTTAATGAAAGTTGAACAACACATGCATAAAGTAGGTACTTCTGAACGTACAAAGGCTGTTATTGAACCAAAAATTTCTGCGCAATGGTTTTTGAGTATGAAAGATTTGGCTAAACCTGCTTTAGATCATGTTATGAATGATGATATTCAATTTCACCCGGCAAAATTCAAAAATTCATATAGGAATTGGATGGAAAATGTGAGAGATTGGAATATTTCTCGTCAGTTATGGTGGGGACACCAAATTCCTGCCTATTTCTATGCAGATGGAGTAAATGATTTTGTTGTAGCTAAAGATATTGAAACTGCATTAGAATTAGCCAAAGCAAAAACCAACAACCAACAACTAACAACTAACGACTTAACTCAAGATCCAGATGTGTTAGATACATGGTTTTCTTCTTGGTTATGGCCAATGTCAGTTTTTGATGGTATAAATAATCCAGATAATCCAGATATAAATTATTATTATCCAACAAATGATTTAGTTACAGCACCAGAAATTATGTTCTTTTGGGTTGCACGTATGATTATTGCAGGATATGAATATAAAGATGAATTACCATTCAAGAATGTTTATTACACAGGAATTGTAAGAGATAAACAAGGACGTAAAATGTCTAAATCTTTAGGGAATTCACCAGATCCTATTCAATTAATGAGACAATACGGTGCTGACGGTGTTCGTGTTGGTATGTTGATGAGTTCACCTGCAGGAAACGATTTGCCTTTTGATGAATCATTATGTGAGCAAGGACGTAACTTCTCAAGTAAAATTTGGAACGGTTTCCGTTTGGTAAAAGGCTGGGAAGTTTCTGACAGTATTGAGCAACCTGCATCATCTAAAATTGCAATTAAGTGGTATAAAGCAAAGTTTCAAGAGACTTTGAAAAATATTGATGATTCTTTTGAGAAGTTTAGAATTAGTGAAGCTTTATTAAGTATTTATAAATTACTTTGGGATGATTATTCCTCTTGGTTCTTAGAAATGATAAAGCCAGGGTATCAACAACCAATAGATGCAAAGACTTATGCAGAAACAATTGAGATATTTGAGAATAATTTAAAAGTGTTACATCCATTTATGCCTTTCTTAACTGAAGAAATATGGCATTATATTGCTGAAAGAACTCCAGAAGAAGCATTGATTATTGCTGAGTATCCGAAGTATGAAACGATAGATGAGCAATTGATTAAAGATTTTGATGCTGTTCAAGAAGTAGTTTCAAATATTAGAAACATCAGAAAAGAAAAAAATATTTCTTTTAAAGATGAAATTGAATTGTCGGTTGTTGAAAATGAAACTATCAATAAAGATTTTGATGTTGTTATTGAGAAATTGGTGAATTCTACTTCAATAAATTATGTTGCAGATGCTGTTGATGGTGCGTTAAGTTTTAGAGTAAAATCTAATGAATATTTTATTCCAATGAGTGGCGCAATTAATGTAGAAGAAGAAATCGAAAAATTATCAGAAGAATTAAAATATACCGAAGGTTTCTTAAAATCTGTTCAAAAGAAATTATCTAACGAACGTTTTGTAAATAATGCTCCTGAGCAAGTAATTGCTAATGAACGTAAGAAAGAATCGGATGCTTTAGCCAAAATAGAAACAATTAAAGCAAGTTTAGATTCGTTAAAATAG
- a CDS encoding aspartyl protease family protein produces the protein MSFKLINNLIILPVEVNGTKLTFLLDSGVSSPVIFNLTSSDSLKLIHTQKIQLRGLGEGEPVEALFSKNNRFKIGNVYGNNQDLYLIYNDKLDLSAKLGITVHGIIGYDLLKDFIVTINYITRKITFSKPEKYKYKKCRKCKTIDLEFLKNKPYVNAFIDFNTPVEKSMEVKLLIDSGGTDSLWLFEDDEIVIPENAFEDFIGEGVSGSIFGMRSKVKSFSLSSFEFKSPNVAYLDSLSSLHAKKVQGRNGSLGAEILRRFKIIFDYPNSKITLKKNSNFKDKFNYNMSGIEIMYDGKKLVKELNQTTFQIESDNSIGENNITFDYSYKFQLKPVYKIAYVRKNSPGELAGVREGDYLLKVNGRHSYNFKLTDIISKFYEKENDIVKLLIERNGKEIEVEFRLKNLLK, from the coding sequence ATGAGTTTTAAACTCATTAACAATCTTATTATTCTTCCAGTAGAAGTTAATGGAACTAAATTGACATTCTTGTTGGATTCAGGTGTTAGTTCTCCAGTAATATTTAATTTGACTTCTTCAGATTCTTTAAAACTTATACATACTCAAAAAATTCAATTAAGAGGTCTTGGTGAAGGAGAACCTGTAGAGGCATTATTCTCGAAAAACAATAGATTTAAAATAGGTAATGTATATGGTAATAATCAGGATTTGTATTTAATTTATAATGATAAATTAGACTTATCTGCAAAGTTAGGCATTACTGTTCACGGTATTATTGGTTATGATCTTTTAAAAGATTTTATAGTCACTATAAATTATATAACTAGAAAAATAACTTTTTCAAAGCCTGAAAAGTATAAATATAAAAAATGTAGAAAATGCAAAACTATTGACCTTGAATTTTTAAAGAACAAACCATATGTAAATGCATTTATTGATTTTAATACTCCAGTTGAAAAGAGTATGGAAGTAAAATTATTAATTGATTCAGGAGGAACCGATTCACTTTGGTTATTTGAAGATGATGAAATTGTAATACCAGAAAACGCTTTTGAAGATTTTATTGGAGAAGGAGTTAGTGGTAGTATTTTTGGGATGAGAAGTAAAGTCAAGTCTTTTTCATTAAGTAGTTTTGAGTTTAAAAGCCCTAATGTGGCTTACCTAGATTCACTTTCATCATTGCATGCGAAGAAAGTACAGGGTAGAAATGGTAGCCTTGGAGCAGAAATTTTACGTAGGTTTAAAATAATATTTGATTATCCTAATTCAAAAATAACATTAAAGAAAAATTCAAACTTTAAAGATAAGTTCAATTATAATATGAGTGGAATTGAAATTATGTATGATGGAAAAAAATTGGTAAAAGAATTGAATCAAACTACATTCCAAATAGAAAGCGACAACTCAATAGGTGAAAATAATATCACATTTGATTATAGTTATAAATTTCAATTAAAACCGGTTTACAAAATAGCTTACGTGCGAAAAAATTCACCAGGTGAATTAGCAGGGGTTAGGGAAGGAGATTATCTATTAAAAGTTAATGGAAGACATTCATATAATTTTAAATTAACAGATATAATTTCAAAATTTTATGAAAAAGAGAATGATATAGTTAAACTTTTAATTGAAAGAAATGGAAAGGAAATCGAAGTTGAATTCAGATTAAAAAACTTATTAAAATAA
- a CDS encoding universal stress protein — MKKIIVPVDFSKHSEYALKVAAVLATKSNAEIVTVHMLELPDTSLNRVDEKHQLNMIFLLKLAEKKFNEFLNKEYLKNIKVTPIIKHYKVFKELDNVAKEEDADLIVIGSHGSSGIKEVFIGSNAEKVVRNSDVPVLVIKEDIPKLKFENVVFVSDFTPENMKSYLKVKKMFKIFNSKISLLYVNLPYESFKSTKEIDERIETFLLATDENLDMLENVHYVADYTVEKGVANFSEKLSADIIAIPTHGRKGTSHFFNGSIGEDLANHLRLPVMTFKI; from the coding sequence ATGAAAAAAATTATAGTCCCAGTAGATTTTTCAAAACATTCAGAATATGCTTTAAAAGTTGCGGCTGTTTTAGCCACTAAATCTAATGCAGAAATAGTTACAGTTCACATGCTTGAGTTGCCAGATACATCTTTAAATAGAGTAGATGAAAAACATCAGTTGAATATGATTTTTTTGTTGAAATTGGCTGAAAAAAAATTTAATGAATTTTTAAATAAAGAATATTTAAAAAATATAAAAGTTACGCCAATAATTAAGCACTACAAAGTTTTTAAAGAACTTGACAATGTTGCAAAAGAAGAAGATGCTGATTTGATAGTTATTGGTTCACATGGTTCAAGTGGAATAAAAGAGGTCTTTATTGGTTCAAATGCTGAAAAAGTTGTTAGAAATTCAGATGTACCAGTATTAGTTATAAAAGAAGATATCCCAAAACTTAAATTTGAAAATGTAGTTTTTGTTTCTGATTTTACTCCAGAGAATATGAAATCTTATCTCAAGGTTAAGAAAATGTTCAAAATATTCAATTCAAAAATAAGTTTGCTGTATGTAAATTTACCTTATGAATCATTTAAAAGTACTAAAGAAATTGATGAAAGAATAGAAACTTTTTTGTTGGCCACTGATGAAAATTTAGATATGCTAGAAAATGTTCATTATGTAGCAGATTATACTGTTGAGAAAGGAGTTGCCAATTTTTCCGAAAAATTAAGTGCAGATATTATTGCTATTCCGACACATGGTCGTAAAGGAACTTCCCATTTTTTTAATGGTAGCATAGGTGAAGATTTAGCTAATCATCTGAGATTACCAGTGATGACATTTAAAATTTAG
- a CDS encoding membrane or secreted protein, whose amino-acid sequence MKLLFITLGLLALAIAGIAIKLWAKKDGEFAGTCASQNPMLNKDGEACGFCGKMPADCENQ is encoded by the coding sequence ATGAAACTTTTATTTATCACATTAGGTTTATTAGCACTAGCTATTGCAGGAATTGCAATAAAATTATGGGCAAAAAAAGATGGTGAATTTGCTGGAACTTGCGCTAGTCAAAACCCTATGTTAAATAAAGATGGTGAAGCATGCGGTTTTTGTGGTAAAATGCCTGCTGATTGTGAAAACCAATAA
- a CDS encoding glycosyltransferase translates to MNIVFYVFLCVSLIQLFYFLFVFAKFSFINPNDNISQFPPISLLICARNEAENLEEFLPFFIEQKYPNFELVLINHASIDNTLDVIESFKKRYPKLIKIVNVAENEQFWGTKKYALTLGIKAATHESLVFSDADCKPASNNWLLEMSKQFNKKNTIVLGYGGYQKIKNSFLNKLIRFETLFTAIQYFSYAKLGIPYMGVGRNLGYTKTQFFKTNGFASHMKIRSGDDDLFVNQSANKYNTAICFTKDSFTVSVAKTTFKNWILQKRRHISTATYYKPIHKFLLGLFYVSQLLFWLLAIMLLLIQFKWIFVISIMTLRILVQYITIHQSAKKLNEKDLVFWSPFLEIFLIFIQLFIFIKNLFSKPTHW, encoded by the coding sequence ATGAATATTGTATTTTATGTGTTTTTGTGCGTTTCGCTAATACAATTATTTTATTTTCTATTTGTTTTTGCTAAATTTTCATTTATAAACCCAAATGACAACATTAGCCAGTTTCCGCCTATTTCTTTACTTATCTGCGCACGTAATGAAGCCGAAAATCTTGAGGAATTTCTTCCCTTTTTTATAGAACAAAAGTATCCAAATTTTGAATTGGTATTGATTAATCACGCGTCTATAGACAACACTTTAGATGTAATAGAATCATTTAAAAAAAGGTATCCCAAATTAATAAAAATTGTAAATGTTGCCGAAAACGAACAATTTTGGGGAACTAAAAAATATGCTTTAACATTAGGTATAAAAGCAGCAACACATGAAAGTTTAGTATTTTCTGATGCAGATTGCAAACCTGCTTCTAATAATTGGCTTCTTGAAATGTCAAAACAATTCAATAAAAAAAACACTATTGTTTTAGGATACGGAGGTTATCAAAAAATTAAAAATTCTTTTTTAAATAAATTAATTCGATTTGAAACCCTTTTTACAGCAATACAGTATTTCTCTTACGCCAAATTAGGAATACCATATATGGGTGTTGGGCGAAATTTAGGTTATACAAAAACTCAATTTTTCAAAACAAATGGATTTGCAAGTCATATGAAAATCCGTTCTGGAGATGACGATTTATTTGTAAATCAAAGTGCAAATAAGTACAATACTGCAATTTGTTTTACAAAAGATAGCTTTACAGTTTCTGTAGCAAAGACCACTTTTAAAAACTGGATTCTCCAAAAAAGAAGACATATTTCTACAGCAACTTACTATAAACCAATTCATAAATTTCTATTAGGACTTTTTTATGTTTCTCAATTACTTTTTTGGTTACTTGCAATAATGCTATTATTAATCCAATTTAAATGGATATTTGTTATTTCAATTATGACCTTAAGAATACTCGTTCAATATATAACAATACATCAATCTGCAAAAAAATTAAATGAAAAGGATTTAGTATTTTGGTCACCATTTTTGGAAATATTTCTAATATTCATACAATTGTTTATCTTTATAAAAAATCTATTTTCAAAACCCACTCATTGGTAG
- a CDS encoding DUF1573 domain-containing protein — translation MKKIALILFLSVFAISINAQEKTKTVDGPVFEFETETIDYGKIEKDSDGVRVFTFKNIGNEPLIIDNVKGSCGCTVPTKPENPILPGETGEIKVKYATNRVGGFSKTVTITSNATEPRKVVRIKGIVSNPESGSAIEKEKSIMSNN, via the coding sequence ATGAAAAAAATAGCATTAATATTATTTTTAAGTGTGTTCGCTATATCAATAAATGCACAAGAAAAAACTAAAACAGTTGATGGTCCTGTATTCGAGTTTGAAACAGAAACTATTGATTATGGTAAAATCGAAAAAGATTCAGATGGTGTAAGAGTATTTACGTTTAAAAACATAGGTAATGAGCCATTAATTATAGATAATGTAAAAGGTAGTTGCGGATGTACAGTTCCAACAAAACCTGAAAATCCAATTTTACCAGGTGAAACTGGAGAAATTAAAGTAAAATATGCTACCAATAGAGTTGGTGGTTTCTCAAAAACAGTTACAATCACATCTAATGCAACAGAGCCAAGAAAAGTGGTTCGTATTAAAGGAATTGTTTCTAATCCTGAGTCAGGTTCGGCGATTGAGAAAGAAAAATCGATTATGTCAAATAACTAA
- the murB gene encoding UDP-N-acetylmuramate dehydrogenase, whose product MNIQKNISLKPFNTFGVDVNASKFLDVKSISDLREVLLKNHDVFILSGGSNLLFTKDIDKLVLHLNLKGIEVIKETNKYVYVKSQAGENWHEFVLWCIENGFGGLENLSLIPGNVGTSPIQNIGAYGVEIKDTFHKLKAIEINTGKRRVFKKKECNFGYRNSVFKNELKGKYIITSVIFKLRKKNHKLNTSYGAIQAELDNRGIDKPTIKDVSNVVIDIRNSKLPNPKEIGNSGSFFKNPVIAIDHFINLKNEYPNIPSYIISDLEIKVPAGWLIEQCGFKGKRFGNAGIHEKQALVLVNYGNATGKEVYQIAQNIQEAVKEKFEISLEIEVNVI is encoded by the coding sequence TTGAATATTCAAAAAAATATATCCCTAAAACCATTCAACACTTTTGGTGTTGATGTCAATGCAAGTAAATTTTTAGATGTAAAATCTATTAGTGATTTACGTGAAGTTTTATTAAAAAATCATGATGTATTTATATTAAGTGGTGGAAGTAATCTACTCTTTACTAAAGATATTGACAAATTAGTTTTACACCTTAATTTAAAAGGAATTGAAGTAATTAAAGAAACAAATAAGTATGTTTATGTAAAGTCTCAAGCAGGTGAAAACTGGCATGAATTTGTGCTTTGGTGTATTGAAAACGGTTTTGGTGGTTTAGAAAACTTATCATTAATACCTGGAAATGTAGGTACAAGCCCTATTCAAAATATTGGCGCTTATGGAGTTGAAATTAAAGATACATTTCACAAATTAAAAGCAATAGAAATTAATACAGGAAAACGTCGTGTTTTTAAGAAAAAGGAATGCAATTTTGGTTATAGAAATTCAGTATTTAAAAATGAATTAAAAGGCAAATATATTATTACCTCCGTAATTTTTAAACTCAGAAAGAAAAATCATAAATTGAATACTTCGTATGGTGCTATTCAAGCCGAATTAGATAACAGAGGTATTGATAAACCAACTATAAAAGATGTTTCAAATGTAGTTATTGACATTAGAAATAGTAAACTTCCAAACCCAAAAGAAATAGGAAATAGTGGTAGTTTCTTTAAAAACCCAGTAATTGCAATTGACCATTTTATTAACTTAAAAAATGAATATCCTAATATTCCATCTTATATTATTTCAGATTTAGAAATTAAAGTTCCTGCGGGTTGGTTAATTGAACAATGTGGATTCAAAGGAAAACGTTTTGGCAATGCTGGCATTCATGAAAAGCAGGCCTTAGTTTTGGTAAACTATGGAAATGCAACAGGGAAAGAAGTTTATCAAATTGCTCAAAATATTCAAGAAGCAGTCAAAGAAAAATTTGAAATTTCACTTGAAATTGAGGTAAACGTTATTTAG